The Phaeodactylum tricornutum CCAP 1055/1 chromosome 8, whole genome shotgun sequence genome has a window encoding:
- a CDS encoding predicted protein, protein YDSEDAQTFYSQIWGDAETHIGRYDLLTDAEKSSLTKIQQISRAEEIHEENFVKLIASKFRSTSDDIPKVRILDMGCGYGGLLRRLWKGGHVWRATGCDIASKMCGKARVLNTEMGADQDIAILEESYLGVSVPDESVDLVISMDALLHVGPEGQKTAIKEAARVLRPGGWMVFCDIMQQEVVDPVEMQPIYDRIHLTKLGTVSNYQECLSESGFTKFEFEPHSENVASHYGTVREVLIEKKGDIAVSEAFLNKMEAGLAVWKELAPQNIVWGFMTAQKTEKVNI, encoded by the coding sequence TACGATTCGGAAGATGCCCAAACCTTTTACTCTCAAATCTGGGGCGACGCCGAAACGCACATTGGACGATACGATCTTCTCACGGACGCTGAAAAATCTAGTCTTACCAAGATTCAACAGATTTCGCGTGCGGAAGAAATTCACGAAGAAAACTTTGTTAAGCTTATCGCGAGCAAGTTCCGTTCCACGAGTGACGATATCCCCAAGGTTCGTATTCTTGATATGGGCTGTGGCTACGGGGGTCTCTTGCGACGGCTCTGGAAAGGTGGTCATGTTTGGCGTGCCACCGGATGCGACATTGCTTCGAAAATGTGCGGAAAGGCCAGAGTCCTCAACACGGAAATGGGAGCCGACCAGGACATTGCGATTCTCGAAGAATCATACCTCGGCGTATCTGTTCCGGATGAGAGCGTTGATCTGGTGATCAGTATGGACGCACTGCTCCACGTCGGACCGGAAGGTCAAAAGACGGCCATCAAGGAAGCTGCACGCGTGCTCCGTCCCGGTGGCTGGATGGTCTTTTGCGACATTATGCAACAAGAAGTCGTCGACCCCGTTGAAATGCAACCAATCTACGATCGCATTCACCTAACGAAACTTGGAACCGTATCCAACTACCAGGAGTGCTTGAGCGAGTCTGGCTTCACTAAATTCGAATTCGAGCCGCATTCGGAAAACGTGGCGTCGCACTACGGCACTGTTCGCGAAGTGCTGATCGAAAAGAAGGGAGATATTGCCGTGTCAGAGGCGTTTTTGAACAAGATGGAAGCCGGATTGGCTGTCTGGAAGGAACTAGCTCCCCAAAACATTGTTTGGGGATTCATGACGGCCCAAAAGACGGAAAAGGTCAATATTTGA